A region of Planococcus sp. MSAK28401 DNA encodes the following proteins:
- a CDS encoding bifunctional metallophosphatase/5'-nucleotidase has protein sequence MQKIVTFLAVIMVAFTAFLMWPQKDQSEGIGDEEAPDRKETASTDTKPDEPVEPEPFELALIHTNDTHTVMDNISRRASLIEEIRRANPHHLLLSAGDVTSWEIGRKAQDSLANAVFMNHLGYDGMVLGNHEFDLGEGVVDHGPLSTYIKHAAYPILGANVDFSQDQFLEPYADYSYTDEPVDGRINKGYVQTVGDEQIGIFGITHYKEVVTVPGDVSFSDYTEAAKQAVAHFESIGIDKIVALTHIGIGHDRTLAKEVPGIDVIIGGHSHVTTAPPNQIGDTLVVQTGEYDTYLGELNVVFDEAGKIVNHSGKLHPTKNAEIHPHTARVQELFDEATALGIVNYEDFIRHIIEAGELDTYEAFIE, from the coding sequence ATGCAGAAAATCGTGACATTTTTAGCAGTGATCATGGTGGCTTTCACCGCCTTTCTAATGTGGCCGCAAAAAGACCAAAGTGAAGGCATAGGGGACGAAGAAGCGCCAGATCGAAAAGAAACAGCTTCAACAGACACCAAGCCAGATGAACCCGTGGAACCCGAACCGTTCGAACTGGCTTTGATTCACACAAACGATACCCATACCGTCATGGATAATATCTCACGGCGCGCTTCGTTAATTGAAGAAATCCGCAGAGCGAATCCCCATCATCTATTGCTGTCGGCAGGGGATGTGACCTCTTGGGAAATCGGACGAAAAGCGCAGGATTCGCTCGCCAATGCCGTATTCATGAACCATCTCGGTTATGACGGGATGGTGCTCGGCAATCATGAATTCGACCTCGGGGAAGGAGTCGTCGACCATGGACCGCTCAGTACTTATATTAAACACGCCGCATATCCGATTCTTGGAGCCAACGTCGACTTCTCGCAAGATCAATTCCTCGAGCCTTATGCAGACTATAGCTATACGGACGAACCCGTGGATGGCCGCATTAATAAAGGCTACGTGCAAACGGTTGGAGATGAACAAATCGGCATATTCGGCATCACGCATTACAAGGAAGTCGTGACCGTACCAGGTGATGTATCATTTTCGGATTATACAGAAGCTGCCAAACAAGCCGTCGCCCATTTTGAATCGATCGGCATCGACAAGATCGTGGCGCTGACCCATATTGGCATTGGGCATGATCGGACATTGGCTAAAGAAGTTCCAGGCATCGACGTTATTATCGGAGGCCATTCACACGTCACCACCGCTCCGCCTAATCAAATCGGCGATACCTTGGTCGTGCAGACCGGCGAATACGATACCTATCTCGGCGAACTGAATGTAGTCTTCGATGAAGCAGGCAAAATCGTCAACCATTCAGGCAAGCTGCATCCAACTAAAAATGCAGAAATTCACCCCCACACTGCACGCGTGCAGGAACTGTTTGATGAAGCCACGGCGCTCGGCATCGTCAACTACGAAGATTTTATCAGACATATTATCGAAGCCGGTGAACTGGATACATATGAAGCGTTTATCGAGTGA